A window of the Dongshaea marina genome harbors these coding sequences:
- a CDS encoding MBL fold metallo-hydrolase — translation MDWLLLDGESDDGYDLFGDGALKIWFTPGHTPGHQSLQVNLEESGAYLLTGDSCYTEEILHQDLLPGLVWSPPMRSKPLPGCVMR, via the coding sequence GTGGACTGGCTGCTCCTCGACGGTGAGTCTGATGATGGTTACGATCTCTTTGGCGATGGTGCCCTGAAAATCTGGTTTACTCCGGGGCACACACCCGGTCACCAATCCCTGCAGGTGAATCTTGAAGAGTCCGGCGCCTACCTTCTCACCGGAGACAGCTGCTATACCGAAGAGATCCTGCATCAGGATCTACTGCCGGGGCTGGTCTGGAGCCCCCCCATGCGGTCAAAACCATTGCCCGGATGCGTCATGCGATGA